The Primulina huaijiensis isolate GDHJ02 chromosome 12, ASM1229523v2, whole genome shotgun sequence genome has a window encoding:
- the LOC140989804 gene encoding acetyltransferase At1g77540, whose translation MEKERESHENGENSIVWNEKERKFETRDREAYIQYDLRGGGGGGKVMDLVHTYVPPSKRGLGLAAHLCVAAFSHAEAQSLSVIPTCSYVSDTFLPRNPSWNSMVYKEDVKSNM comes from the exons AtggaaaaagaaagagaaagtcATGAAAATGGTGAGAATAGCATCGTGTGGAATGAGAAAGAGAGGAAATTCGAGACGCGAGACAGAGAAGCTTACATCCAGTACGATTTGAGAGGAGGAGGAGGCGGTGGCAAAGTGATGGACTTAGTCCACACATATGTGCCGCCGAGCAAGAGGGGCTTGGGACTAGCTGCTCACCTTTGCGTCGCCGCCTTCTCTCACGCGGAGGCGCAATCTTTATCCGTCATACCGACTTGCTCCTATGTCTCT GATACATTTCTTCCGCGGAACCCATCTTGGAATTCCATGGTGTACAAGGAAGATGTCAAATCCAACATGTGA
- the LOC140989309 gene encoding uncharacterized protein, which yields MYDNIGPQTGVPRPPNTQPNPFGNTFYGASSGFIRGGLGAYGEKILGSSSEYVQSNISRYFSDPQYYFQVNDQYVKNKLKVVLFPFLHRGHWTRITEPVGGRLSYKPPIYDINAPDLYIPLMAFGTYVVLSGLSLGLHGKFSPEAVNWLFAKGVVGWTFQVALLKMTLFSLGSGEAPLLDIVAYAGYTFTGLSLAILGKIFWRYAYYFMLPWTCLCMGIFLVKTMKRVLFAEVRTYDSSRHHYLLLFIALAQFPLLIWLGNISLNWLF from the exons ATGTATGATAATATTGGACCACAGACTGGGGTGCCTAGACCACCTAACACGCAGCCAAATCCTTTTGGGAATACGTTCTATGGTGCGAGTTCAGGATTCATTAGAGGTGGATTGGGTGCTTATGGAGAGAAAATTTTAGGATCTAGCTCCGAATATGTGCAAAGCAAT ATTAGCAGGTATTTTTCCGACCCTCAATACTATTTCCAAGTCAACGATCAATATGTGAAGAACAAATTGAAGGTTGTTCTTTTCCCATTCCTGCACAGG GGCCATTGGACAAGAATTACAGAGCCTGTTGGTGGAAGGCTCTCCTATAAACCTCCAATCTATGATATCAATGCCCCAGACTTGTATATTCCGTTGATGGCATTTGGAACCTATGTTGTTCTTTCTGGTTTATCATTAGGTCTTCATGGAAA GTTTAGCCCCGAAGCTGTAAACTGGCTTTTTGCCAAGGGAGTTGTAGGCTGGACTTTTCAAGTAGCCCTTCTAAAAATGACATTGTTCTCATTGGGTAGTGGTGAGGCACCATTACTCGATATTGTGGCTTATGCTGGATACACATTTACTGGACTGTCTCTAGCTATCTTGGGAAAAATCTTTTGGAGATACGCATACTACTTCATGTTGCCATGGACGTGTTTGTGCATGGGAATTTTCTTGGTGAAGACTATGAAGAGGGTTCTTTTTGCTGAAGTGAGGACTTACGATTCGAGCAGGCATCATTATCTTCTGCTCTTCATTGCCTTGGCACAATTTCCACTACTCATTTGGCTTGGAAACATTAGTCTTAATTGGCTTTTTTAA